A single Leptolyngbya ohadii IS1 DNA region contains:
- a CDS encoding pentapeptide repeat-containing protein, translated as MYAWLCRLRFSLKHCFASVICGVVLAIGLISLSGLFPAIALAVDYNREFLVNQDFSGKDLTDASFTKANMRSSNLSNTNLQGVSFFGANLEDANLEGANLTNATLDSARIVGANLKNAVLEGAFAFNTKFNYANIEGADFTDVLLREDMQDILCQTASGTNPTTGRNTRDTLGC; from the coding sequence ATGTACGCCTGGTTGTGTCGGTTGCGGTTTTCTCTCAAGCATTGTTTCGCCTCGGTGATCTGTGGTGTAGTGTTGGCGATCGGTCTAATCAGTTTGAGCGGTCTGTTTCCGGCGATCGCTCTGGCCGTGGACTACAATCGGGAATTCCTGGTGAATCAGGACTTTTCCGGCAAGGATCTGACCGATGCCAGCTTCACGAAAGCCAATATGCGGAGCAGCAACCTAAGCAACACAAATCTACAGGGGGTCAGCTTTTTTGGTGCAAACCTGGAGGATGCAAACCTGGAGGGCGCGAACCTCACCAATGCAACCCTGGACTCGGCGCGGATCGTCGGAGCTAACTTAAAGAATGCCGTTCTAGAAGGCGCGTTTGCCTTTAACACCAAATTTAACTACGCCAACATTGAGGGTGCGGACTTTACCGATGTGCTGCTGCGGGAAGATATGCAGGACATTCTCTGTCAGACGGCAAGCGGCACAAATCCCACGACGGGACGCAATACGAGGGATACGCTGGGCTGTTAG
- the dnaG gene encoding DNA primase: MEIPRLHPDTIDEVKQRVDIVDVVSEFVVLRKRGKDFTGLCPFHDDKSPSFSVSPGKQFYYCFSCGAGGNAIKFLMELGKRSFADVVLDLARRYQVPIKTLEPAERQEFQRQLSLREQLYEVLALAAKFFEHALRQPQGEAALTYLLEKRHLSETTIQQFQLGYAPAGWQTLYGYLVEQKGFAVQLVEQAGLIVPRQEGKGYYDRFRDRLMIPIHDLQGRVIGFGGRSLGDEQPKYLNSPETELFDKGKTLFALDKARSAIAKTDRAVVVEGYFDVIALHADGITNVVASLGTALSLHQVRQLLRYTESKQIVFNFDADAAGVKAAERAIGEVADLAYQGEVQLRILNLPQGKDPDEFLKANSAENYQDLLTNAPLWLDWQIQQLLKQSDLSQADQFQQSTQEIVKLLGNLPNATLRTHYIHRCAELLSQGNARYAVQLESDLRTQVRGQRWHGRSQKWQRPGDRSLLEESEAQLLRLYLHAPEYRSMIVEALDERDLDFSLVYHRFLWQQILDAQNQAIDSTALLNLLQDSCPDDKVALLYPLFQLDEKAQRDVLRGPLVIRAAVACLEQVMCEKRYRHFKDLWKQTDCIQSPDLAQYYQQQMYAEKQRIRELEQEQRRVSFADLAGMPWVGDFSVGETIDV, encoded by the coding sequence ATGGAAATTCCCCGCCTGCATCCAGACACGATCGATGAGGTGAAACAGCGAGTAGACATTGTGGATGTCGTCTCGGAGTTTGTGGTGCTGCGGAAGCGAGGCAAGGATTTTACGGGCTTGTGTCCGTTTCACGACGACAAATCGCCTAGTTTTAGCGTCAGTCCGGGGAAACAGTTCTACTACTGCTTTAGCTGCGGAGCCGGGGGAAACGCGATTAAGTTTTTGATGGAGCTGGGGAAGCGATCGTTTGCCGATGTTGTCCTCGATTTAGCGCGTCGCTATCAGGTGCCGATTAAAACGCTTGAACCCGCAGAGCGGCAGGAATTTCAGCGGCAGCTTTCCTTACGAGAACAGCTTTATGAGGTGCTGGCACTGGCGGCAAAGTTTTTTGAACACGCCTTGAGACAGCCCCAGGGCGAAGCGGCGTTAACGTATCTGCTGGAAAAGCGTCACCTGAGCGAAACGACGATTCAGCAGTTCCAGTTGGGCTATGCTCCGGCGGGGTGGCAGACGCTCTACGGCTATCTGGTAGAGCAGAAGGGCTTTGCGGTTCAGCTAGTCGAGCAGGCAGGGCTGATTGTGCCGCGTCAGGAAGGCAAGGGCTATTACGATCGATTCCGCGATCGGCTGATGATTCCAATTCATGACCTTCAGGGGCGGGTAATTGGGTTTGGGGGACGATCGTTGGGCGATGAGCAGCCGAAGTATCTGAACTCGCCGGAAACGGAGCTATTTGACAAAGGGAAGACGCTGTTTGCACTGGACAAGGCGCGGTCTGCCATTGCGAAAACCGATCGGGCGGTCGTGGTGGAAGGCTATTTTGACGTGATTGCCCTCCATGCCGACGGAATTACAAACGTTGTCGCTTCTTTGGGAACTGCGCTGAGTCTGCATCAGGTGCGCCAGTTGTTGAGATATACCGAATCCAAGCAGATCGTGTTTAACTTCGATGCCGATGCCGCAGGCGTGAAAGCCGCAGAAAGGGCGATCGGGGAAGTGGCGGATCTGGCGTATCAGGGGGAAGTGCAGCTACGCATTCTCAACTTGCCGCAGGGCAAAGACCCGGATGAGTTTCTGAAAGCCAATTCTGCGGAGAACTATCAGGACTTGCTCACCAACGCTCCCCTGTGGCTGGACTGGCAGATTCAGCAGTTGCTCAAGCAGTCCGATCTGAGTCAGGCGGATCAGTTTCAGCAAAGCACTCAGGAAATTGTCAAACTGCTGGGCAACCTCCCCAACGCCACGTTGAGAACCCACTATATTCATCGCTGCGCGGAACTTCTGAGCCAGGGAAACGCCCGCTACGCCGTTCAGTTGGAATCCGATCTGCGAACTCAAGTCCGAGGTCAGCGGTGGCACGGTCGATCGCAAAAATGGCAGCGTCCGGGCGATCGCAGTCTCCTGGAAGAATCAGAGGCACAGCTTTTACGGCTCTATCTCCACGCGCCGGAATATCGATCGATGATCGTGGAGGCTCTAGACGAGCGAGATTTAGACTTCAGCCTGGTGTACCATCGCTTCCTCTGGCAGCAAATCCTCGACGCGCAGAATCAAGCCATTGACTCCACCGCTCTTCTGAATTTGCTTCAGGATAGCTGTCCCGACGATAAGGTGGCTCTCCTCTATCCACTGTTTCAGCTAGATGAGAAAGCGCAGCGAGATGTTCTGCGGGGTCCGCTGGTGATTCGGGCGGCAGTTGCCTGCCTGGAGCAGGTGATGTGCGAAAAACGCTATCGCCACTTTAAAGATTTATGGAAGCAAACGGACTGCATTCAGTCGCCGGACTTGGCGCAGTATTACCAGCAGCAAATGTACGCCGAGAAGCAGCGCATCCGGGAGCTAGAGCAGGAGCAGCGTCGGGTATCCTTTGCAGATTTAGCAGGAATGCCGTGGGTGGGGGATTTTTCGGTGGGTGAGACGATTGATGTCTAA